A window of Pseudodesulfovibrio hydrargyri contains these coding sequences:
- a CDS encoding substrate-binding periplasmic protein: protein MMWRLRPLFAAAALAAVLLLSTAARAREIRVGVGFAIAPYALREQDAGLEVDLLRAAFRAAGMEARFVYLPNLRLPLALAEGDVDCLATSAGYDMAERTGRPVFYSGPTLTFRNYAVTLADRDLRIRSIADLSGYVVLGFQDAASYLGPEFAAMARGNDLYSELSDQSLQVRMLFSGRVDVVLSERRVFLYWRNRLKGSPAGRAVDLDQAVTFHAIFPAQDRQVVFVRKSLCDDFDRGMAAIRESGSFDRIVRAYDRAEYVK from the coding sequence ATGATGTGGAGACTGCGCCCCCTGTTCGCCGCGGCCGCGCTGGCCGCGGTCCTGCTGCTCTCGACCGCGGCCCGGGCTCGCGAGATACGGGTCGGCGTGGGCTTCGCCATCGCGCCCTACGCCCTCAGGGAGCAGGACGCCGGGCTCGAGGTGGACCTCCTGCGGGCCGCCTTCCGCGCGGCCGGGATGGAGGCCCGTTTCGTCTATCTGCCCAACCTGCGGCTGCCCCTGGCCCTGGCCGAGGGGGACGTGGACTGCCTGGCCACCAGCGCGGGCTACGACATGGCCGAGCGCACCGGGCGTCCGGTCTTTTATTCCGGGCCGACCCTGACCTTCCGGAACTACGCCGTGACCCTGGCCGACCGAGATCTGCGCATCCGCTCCATCGCGGACCTGTCGGGATACGTGGTCCTCGGGTTCCAGGACGCGGCCAGCTATCTCGGCCCCGAGTTCGCGGCCATGGCCCGGGGCAACGACCTGTACAGCGAGCTGTCCGACCAGTCCCTGCAAGTGCGCATGCTCTTTTCCGGGCGGGTGGACGTGGTCCTTTCCGAGCGGCGCGTCTTCCTCTACTGGCGCAACCGGCTCAAGGGCTCCCCGGCGGGCCGGGCCGTGGACCTGGACCAGGCCGTGACCTTCCATGCGATCTTCCCGGCCCAGGACCGCCAGGTGGTCTTTGTCCGCAAGTCCCTGTGCGACGATTTCGACAGGGGCATGGCGGCCATCCGGGAGAGCGGCAGCTTCGACCGGATCGTCCGGGCCTACGACCGGGCGGAGTACGTCAAATAA
- a CDS encoding glutamine--tRNA ligase/YqeY domain fusion protein: MSSRPEAPEKGKDFIRQIIDRDMESGKYHGRVHTRFPPEPNGYLHIGHAKSICLNFGLARDYEGKCNLRFDDTNPVKEDVEYVDSIREDVHWLGFDWDNNFYASDYFEKLYLIAELFIKMGKAYVDHQSADRIRENRGTLKEPGTDSPFRNRTVEENLALFRSMRAGELADGECILRGKIDMGAPNVMLRDPALYRIKHADHHRTGSAWCIYPMYDFTHGLSDAIEGITHSICTLEFENNRPLYDWCVDTLMEGLKRPELFGENAPVYNELAALPGFTDRPRQYEFARLNITGTVLSKRKLIQLVKEGFVNGWDDPRMPTISGFRRRGFTPESIRDFCERIGVAKADSMVEYALLEACLREDLNKRAPRYMGIMDPVKLVIENYPEDKEDVFEIALNPEDESYGARKVPFSREIWIERDDFMEEPPKKFFRLGPDREVRLRGAYYVKCTGYDKDADGKVTEIRATYDPESKGGWLEGGRKVKGTLHWVSARHGLDAEVRNYGPLFTRDNPNAVEEGKTFTDYVDPDSLTALTGCKVEPAMADMGAGTNFQFERTGYYCADLRDHKPGRALVFNRTATLRDTWAKIQKKTD; this comes from the coding sequence ATGAGCAGCAGACCCGAGGCCCCGGAAAAGGGCAAGGACTTCATCCGCCAGATCATCGACAGGGACATGGAAAGCGGCAAATACCACGGCCGCGTGCACACCCGGTTCCCGCCCGAGCCCAACGGATACCTGCACATCGGCCACGCCAAGTCCATCTGCCTGAACTTCGGGTTGGCCCGCGACTACGAAGGCAAGTGCAACCTGCGCTTCGACGACACCAACCCGGTCAAGGAGGACGTGGAATACGTGGACTCCATCCGCGAGGACGTCCACTGGCTGGGCTTCGACTGGGACAACAATTTCTACGCCTCGGACTACTTCGAGAAGCTCTATCTCATCGCCGAGCTGTTCATCAAGATGGGCAAGGCCTACGTGGACCACCAGTCCGCGGACCGAATCCGCGAGAACCGGGGCACCCTCAAGGAACCGGGCACGGATTCCCCGTTCCGGAACCGGACCGTGGAGGAGAACCTGGCCCTGTTCCGCTCCATGCGCGCGGGCGAACTCGCGGACGGCGAATGCATCCTGCGCGGCAAGATCGACATGGGTGCGCCCAACGTCATGCTCCGCGACCCGGCCCTGTACCGCATCAAGCACGCCGACCACCACCGGACCGGCTCCGCCTGGTGCATCTACCCCATGTACGACTTCACCCACGGGCTGTCCGACGCCATCGAAGGCATCACCCACTCCATCTGCACCCTGGAGTTCGAGAACAACCGCCCCCTGTACGACTGGTGCGTGGACACCCTCATGGAGGGGCTCAAGCGCCCCGAGCTGTTCGGCGAGAACGCGCCCGTATATAATGAACTGGCCGCGCTCCCCGGATTCACCGACCGCCCCCGGCAGTACGAGTTCGCCCGGCTGAACATCACCGGCACCGTGCTCTCCAAGCGCAAGCTCATCCAGCTGGTCAAGGAGGGATTCGTGAACGGCTGGGACGACCCGCGCATGCCGACCATCTCCGGGTTCCGGCGGCGCGGCTTCACGCCCGAATCCATCCGCGACTTCTGCGAGCGGATCGGCGTGGCCAAGGCGGACTCCATGGTCGAATACGCCCTGCTCGAGGCCTGCCTGCGCGAGGACCTGAACAAGCGCGCCCCGCGCTACATGGGCATCATGGACCCGGTCAAGCTGGTCATCGAGAACTATCCGGAGGACAAGGAGGACGTCTTCGAGATCGCCCTGAACCCCGAGGACGAGTCCTACGGCGCGCGCAAGGTGCCGTTTTCCCGCGAAATCTGGATCGAGCGCGACGACTTCATGGAGGAGCCGCCCAAGAAATTCTTCCGCCTGGGCCCGGACCGCGAGGTCCGGCTGCGCGGGGCGTACTACGTCAAGTGCACCGGGTACGACAAGGACGCGGACGGCAAGGTCACCGAGATCCGGGCCACCTATGACCCCGAGTCCAAGGGCGGCTGGCTGGAAGGCGGCCGCAAGGTCAAGGGCACCCTGCACTGGGTCTCGGCCAGACACGGCCTGGACGCCGAGGTGCGCAACTACGGCCCGCTGTTCACCAGGGACAACCCCAACGCCGTGGAAGAGGGCAAGACCTTCACCGACTACGTCGATCCCGACTCGCTCACGGCCCTGACCGGCTGCAAGGTGGAACCGGCCATGGCCGACATGGGCGCCGGAACCAACTTCCAGTTCGAGCGCACCGGCTACTACTGCGCGGACCTGCGCGACCACAAGCCCGGGCGGGCCCTGGTTTTCAACCGGACCGCCACCCTGCGCGACACCTGGGCCAAAATCCAGAAAAAGACCGACTAG
- a CDS encoding TetR/AcrR family transcriptional regulator, with the protein MTKKEAILIAAQEAFGQLGFHAATVKDVAGRADVSFGLVSHYFGSKQELFLAAGFDMADRLILCLSEATAKAKNGMEAIRAYMTAYFDFTEEHRVGFPVLLRCSPFSHMEPGVDGAKVMEKFSIFIDELKRCVALGIEDGTIRSLPLEQTALIIYGNIVGSVRTSLLSPYESTGLFAETINHVERSITVDADQAETGRESNRLPLAQ; encoded by the coding sequence ATGACCAAGAAGGAAGCCATACTCATCGCCGCCCAGGAGGCCTTCGGGCAACTGGGGTTCCACGCCGCCACCGTCAAGGACGTGGCCGGGCGCGCCGACGTTTCCTTCGGCCTGGTTTCCCATTACTTCGGCAGCAAGCAGGAGCTCTTCCTGGCCGCCGGATTCGACATGGCCGACCGGCTCATCCTCTGCCTGAGCGAGGCCACGGCCAAGGCCAAGAACGGCATGGAGGCCATCCGCGCCTACATGACCGCATATTTTGACTTTACCGAAGAGCATCGGGTCGGCTTTCCCGTCCTGCTGCGCTGTTCTCCCTTCAGCCACATGGAGCCCGGTGTGGACGGCGCCAAGGTGATGGAGAAGTTCAGCATCTTCATCGACGAACTGAAACGCTGCGTCGCCCTGGGCATCGAGGACGGAACCATCCGCTCCCTGCCTCTGGAACAGACCGCGCTGATCATCTACGGCAACATCGTCGGCTCCGTCCGTACCAGCCTCCTCTCTCCCTACGAGTCGACCGGGCTGTTTGCCGAGACCATCAACCACGTGGAACGCAGCATCACCGTCGACGCGGACCAGGCCGAGACCGGCAGGGAATCGAACAGGTTGCCGTTGGCTCAGTAA
- a CDS encoding acetate--CoA ligase family protein, which yields MADAQYAFGSAQVEINFQAIDALFGQARDQGRESLFEYEVYDLLKASGAETPPRCVLLPRSGRFTDEQLSVLPGDRVVLKIVSPSIVHKTEAGGVRVVENRPDAIRSAVRRMLYEVPENYGAALERDPGSAPGPYRGLRGEPLASAVSRDLRGVLMVQFMEPDSMAFGNELLVGIRKTREFGMVVTAGLGGTDTELYAQRFRKGQALTIASTALTDGARFFELFRKTISYRKLAGLTRGQRRIVTDEQLIECFSSFIDMANHYSPDNPDAPFHIEELEINPFAYADYLMVPLDGLCRFSSPTTVRAARPVERIAKLIRPSSIGIVGVSASRMNFGRIILKNVLEAGFPAEDVRLLKPGETEIDGVACVPDLKSLDRRLDLFVVAVGAEQVPALVDELVALDCAESVMLIPGGMGETEESRERAAGVIARIDEAHARGAGPVFLGGNCMGVVSRPGNYDTWFIPEEKLPPLAPGGHHRAAFISQSGAFMLTRLSQCPILNPAYMVSMGNQTDLTLGDMVSHFAEADDVDVIAVYAEGFNDMDGLNFCRAVQRAVRAGKDVVFYKAGRTPEGKSATSGHTASLAGDYAVCEACVRQAGAIVAHSFTQFENLFMLAERLNGKTIGGNRLAAVSGAGFEAVGMADSIQTDDYSMALAPLADRTRRSLKALVGANRLAGLVTVTNPLDITPAADDHVHAEAVRILATDPGVDAVVVGLDPLSPVMRTLADPDAPLTMDNERSIAALLADLLPLLDTPVIGVVDGGRQYDPLVDRLKEAGLCTFRTSDQAVAALAQYMDGRLNAARIRAR from the coding sequence ATGGCGGATGCCCAGTACGCCTTTGGTTCGGCCCAGGTGGAGATCAATTTTCAGGCCATCGACGCCCTGTTCGGCCAGGCCCGCGACCAGGGGCGCGAATCCCTGTTCGAATACGAGGTCTACGACCTGCTCAAGGCCTCGGGCGCGGAGACCCCGCCCCGGTGCGTGCTCCTGCCGCGCTCGGGCCGGTTCACGGACGAGCAGCTTTCGGTCCTGCCCGGCGACAGGGTGGTCCTCAAGATTGTCTCGCCGTCCATCGTGCACAAGACCGAGGCGGGCGGGGTGCGCGTGGTCGAGAATCGCCCGGACGCCATCCGCTCCGCCGTGCGGCGCATGCTCTACGAGGTCCCGGAGAACTACGGGGCCGCCCTGGAGCGCGATCCCGGCTCCGCGCCCGGCCCGTATCGCGGATTGAGGGGCGAGCCCCTGGCCTCGGCCGTGTCCCGCGATCTGCGCGGGGTGCTCATGGTCCAGTTCATGGAGCCGGACTCCATGGCGTTCGGCAACGAGCTTTTGGTCGGCATCCGCAAGACCCGCGAGTTCGGCATGGTCGTCACCGCCGGGCTGGGCGGCACGGACACCGAGCTGTACGCCCAACGCTTCCGCAAGGGACAGGCTCTGACCATCGCCTCCACGGCCCTGACCGACGGGGCGCGCTTCTTCGAGCTCTTCCGCAAGACCATCTCCTACCGCAAGCTGGCGGGGCTGACCCGGGGGCAGAGGCGCATCGTCACCGACGAGCAGCTCATCGAGTGTTTTTCCTCGTTCATCGACATGGCCAACCACTACTCCCCGGACAACCCGGACGCGCCCTTCCACATCGAGGAGCTGGAGATCAACCCGTTCGCCTACGCCGACTACCTGATGGTCCCTCTGGACGGGCTGTGCCGCTTCTCGAGCCCGACCACGGTTCGCGCGGCCCGGCCCGTGGAGCGCATCGCCAAGCTGATCCGGCCCTCGTCCATCGGCATCGTCGGGGTCTCGGCCTCGCGCATGAATTTCGGGCGGATCATCCTCAAGAACGTGCTCGAGGCGGGCTTCCCGGCCGAGGACGTGCGCCTGCTCAAGCCGGGCGAGACCGAGATCGACGGGGTGGCCTGCGTGCCGGACCTGAAATCCCTGGACCGGCGGCTCGACCTGTTCGTGGTCGCCGTGGGAGCGGAGCAGGTCCCGGCCCTGGTGGACGAGCTGGTGGCCCTGGACTGCGCCGAGTCGGTCATGCTCATCCCGGGCGGCATGGGCGAGACCGAGGAGAGCCGCGAGCGCGCGGCCGGGGTCATCGCCCGCATCGATGAGGCGCACGCGCGCGGCGCGGGCCCGGTCTTCCTGGGCGGCAACTGCATGGGCGTGGTCTCCCGGCCCGGCAACTACGACACCTGGTTCATCCCGGAGGAGAAGCTGCCCCCCCTGGCCCCGGGCGGCCATCACCGGGCGGCCTTCATCTCCCAGTCGGGCGCGTTCATGCTCACCCGGCTCTCCCAGTGTCCCATCCTGAACCCGGCCTACATGGTCTCCATGGGCAACCAGACCGACCTGACGCTGGGCGACATGGTCTCGCACTTTGCCGAGGCCGACGACGTGGACGTCATCGCCGTGTACGCCGAAGGGTTCAACGACATGGACGGGCTCAATTTCTGCCGGGCCGTGCAAAGGGCCGTGCGCGCTGGCAAGGACGTGGTCTTCTACAAGGCGGGGAGGACCCCGGAGGGCAAGTCCGCCACCAGCGGCCACACCGCCTCCCTGGCCGGGGACTACGCTGTCTGCGAGGCCTGCGTGCGCCAGGCCGGGGCCATCGTGGCCCATTCCTTCACCCAGTTCGAGAACCTGTTCATGCTGGCCGAGCGCCTCAACGGCAAGACCATCGGCGGCAACCGGCTGGCCGCCGTGTCCGGCGCGGGCTTCGAGGCCGTGGGCATGGCCGACTCCATCCAGACCGACGACTACTCCATGGCCCTGGCCCCGCTGGCGGACAGGACCCGCCGGTCGCTCAAGGCCCTGGTGGGGGCCAATCGGCTGGCCGGGCTGGTCACGGTGACCAACCCCCTGGACATCACCCCGGCGGCCGACGACCACGTCCATGCCGAGGCCGTGCGCATCCTGGCCACGGACCCGGGCGTGGACGCGGTGGTGGTCGGCCTCGACCCCCTGTCCCCGGTCATGCGCACCCTGGCCGACCCGGACGCGCCCCTGACCATGGACAACGAGCGGTCCATCGCCGCGCTTCTGGCCGACCTGCTGCCCCTGCTCGACACCCCGGTCATCGGCGTGGTCGACGGCGGCCGCCAGTACGACCCCCTGGTGGACCGTCTCAAGGAGGCCGGGCTGTGCACCTTCCGCACATCGGACCAGGCCGTGGCAGCCCTGGCCCAGTACATGGACGGGCGGCTCAACGCGGCGCGCATCCGCGCGCGCTGA
- a CDS encoding ATP-binding protein, translating to MSIHPGARLPRADSLGRRAKFAQLAFISAIVLVFSCALILFNAYRLHVRLSERADSIAHLARTSLASAVWQVDYASARDFIDAVIQDDTVAFAQVVTGREVMAAKSRPRFTGHDFDYFTKDRRFLTKSVEIRKYGDWIGSFNLAVSTEGYVQEMAMYVGLTLAMGLLLTLTLTLAAVRYTRKHFLTPLTNLEEAATTIADGDLDAPVDTSAANELGSLARAIDDMRQSVRHLINDLQEANAKLQNHQNLLETKVKERTEELKRKNESLNGALDQVRRAKKAAEMANAAKSSFLASMSHEIRTPMNAILGMADILWETELSEDQARYVDVFRTAGESLLEILDDILDLSKIEAGHLTLEKTWFQLAEILDRTCDVIRSKAAKKGLSLSCVTAPMVPGRLNGDPTRLRQILFNLMGNAIKFTDSGSVALNVDLASTDGETAMLHFSIADTGVGVSGDKLGAIFDAFTQADSSTTRQFGGTGLGLAISKELVHMMGGRIWAESMPGKGSIFHFTARFGAAGGSEDVQPAAPARPAEEDPLPPLNILMFEDSRYNAFVAQTYLESTPCTMTVAEDGATGLTLFKKGGWDLVLMDIQMPGMDGFEATRAIREWEREQGVDPVPIVAMTAYAMNEDARRCIKAGADSHLPKPVKKSTLFETLRKLAPRRPAGPEETNHA from the coding sequence ATGAGCATACATCCCGGGGCCAGGCTGCCCAGAGCCGACTCTCTCGGCCGGCGGGCCAAATTCGCACAGCTGGCCTTCATCTCGGCCATCGTCCTCGTCTTCTCCTGTGCGCTGATCCTGTTCAATGCCTACCGGTTGCACGTCCGCCTGTCCGAGCGCGCGGACAGCATCGCCCACCTGGCCCGGACCAGTCTGGCCAGCGCGGTCTGGCAGGTGGACTACGCCTCGGCCCGCGACTTCATCGACGCCGTGATCCAGGACGACACCGTGGCCTTCGCCCAGGTGGTCACCGGCCGCGAGGTCATGGCCGCCAAGAGCCGCCCGCGCTTCACCGGGCACGACTTCGACTATTTCACCAAGGACAGGCGGTTCCTCACCAAATCGGTGGAGATCCGCAAGTACGGCGACTGGATCGGCTCCTTCAACCTGGCCGTGTCCACCGAGGGATACGTTCAGGAGATGGCCATGTACGTGGGACTGACCCTCGCCATGGGCCTGCTTCTGACCCTGACCCTGACCCTGGCAGCGGTCCGCTACACGCGCAAACACTTCCTGACCCCGCTCACCAACCTGGAGGAGGCGGCCACGACCATCGCGGACGGCGACCTGGACGCGCCCGTGGACACCTCGGCCGCCAACGAGCTGGGCAGCCTGGCCCGGGCCATCGACGACATGCGCCAGTCCGTGCGCCACCTCATCAACGACCTCCAGGAGGCCAACGCCAAGCTTCAGAACCACCAGAATCTGCTGGAGACCAAGGTCAAGGAGCGCACCGAGGAGCTCAAGCGCAAGAACGAATCCCTGAACGGCGCCCTGGACCAGGTACGCCGGGCCAAGAAGGCAGCCGAGATGGCCAACGCGGCCAAGAGCAGCTTCCTGGCCTCCATGAGCCATGAAATCCGCACGCCCATGAACGCCATCCTGGGCATGGCGGACATCCTCTGGGAGACCGAACTGTCCGAGGACCAGGCGCGCTATGTGGACGTCTTCCGCACCGCGGGCGAGAGCCTGCTCGAGATCCTCGACGACATCCTGGACCTGTCCAAGATCGAGGCCGGGCACCTGACCCTGGAAAAGACCTGGTTCCAGCTGGCCGAGATCCTGGACCGGACCTGCGACGTGATCCGGAGCAAGGCGGCGAAAAAGGGGCTCAGCCTGAGCTGCGTCACCGCTCCCATGGTGCCGGGCCGGCTCAACGGCGATCCCACCCGGCTGCGCCAGATCCTCTTCAACCTGATGGGCAACGCGATCAAGTTCACGGATTCGGGCTCGGTGGCCTTGAACGTGGACCTGGCCTCCACCGACGGCGAGACCGCCATGCTCCACTTCTCCATCGCGGACACCGGGGTGGGCGTGTCCGGCGACAAGCTCGGGGCCATCTTCGACGCCTTCACCCAGGCGGACAGCTCGACCACCCGCCAGTTCGGCGGCACCGGCCTGGGGCTGGCCATCAGCAAGGAGCTGGTCCACATGATGGGCGGGCGCATCTGGGCCGAATCCATGCCGGGCAAGGGCAGCATCTTCCACTTCACGGCCCGGTTCGGGGCCGCGGGCGGGTCGGAGGACGTCCAGCCCGCCGCCCCGGCCCGGCCCGCGGAAGAGGACCCGCTGCCGCCACTGAACATCCTCATGTTCGAGGACTCCCGGTACAACGCCTTCGTGGCCCAGACCTATCTCGAGTCCACCCCGTGCACCATGACCGTGGCCGAGGACGGCGCCACCGGCCTCACGCTCTTCAAGAAGGGCGGCTGGGACCTGGTCCTCATGGACATCCAGATGCCGGGCATGGACGGCTTCGAGGCCACCCGGGCCATCCGGGAGTGGGAAAGGGAACAGGGGGTCGATCCGGTGCCCATAGTGGCCATGACCGCCTACGCCATGAACGAGGACGCCCGGCGCTGCATCAAGGCCGGTGCGGACTCACATCTGCCCAAGCCGGTCAAGAAGAGCACCCTGTTCGAGACCCTGCGCAAGCTGGCGCCCAGACGTCCGGCCGGGCCCGAGGAAACCAATCATGCCTGA
- a CDS encoding nitroreductase family protein, with translation MPLFTIDETRCKRDGLCAADCPVGCIVFEEGGLPEPHEKKQDYCLDCGHCMAVCPADAIRLTRFDAGSVPVDRSLNISLDQGEQFLKARRSVRAFRDESVDRDLLGRVLAVTEYGPSGHNARPTRWVVAEGRARVADVAGAVARWMRAESEAESDLARALHLPGIVRVWDNGTDIICRDAPALAVAVGPEQGITPQADGVIATAYLELALAAAGLGACWCGYLMAAAAHAAGVRELLGVADGEAVHGALLLGRPARRYAAVPPRPAPTVDWL, from the coding sequence ATGCCGTTGTTCACCATCGACGAGACCCGCTGCAAGCGGGACGGATTGTGCGCCGCCGACTGTCCGGTCGGGTGCATCGTCTTCGAGGAGGGCGGGCTGCCAGAACCCCACGAAAAGAAGCAGGACTACTGCCTGGACTGCGGCCATTGCATGGCTGTCTGCCCGGCGGACGCCATCCGGCTCACGCGCTTCGACGCGGGAAGCGTCCCGGTGGACCGTTCGCTGAACATATCCCTCGATCAGGGCGAGCAGTTTCTCAAGGCGCGCCGGTCCGTGCGCGCCTTCCGCGACGAGTCCGTGGACCGTGACCTGCTCGGCCGGGTCCTGGCCGTGACCGAATACGGCCCGTCGGGCCATAACGCCCGGCCCACCCGCTGGGTCGTGGCCGAGGGACGCGCCAGGGTGGCCGACGTGGCCGGGGCCGTGGCCCGATGGATGCGCGCAGAGTCCGAGGCCGAGTCGGATCTGGCCCGCGCCCTGCACCTGCCCGGCATCGTCCGCGTCTGGGACAACGGCACGGACATCATCTGCCGCGACGCCCCGGCCCTGGCCGTGGCCGTGGGCCCCGAGCAGGGCATCACCCCGCAGGCGGACGGGGTCATCGCCACCGCCTACCTGGAGCTGGCCCTGGCGGCCGCCGGGCTCGGCGCGTGCTGGTGCGGCTACCTGATGGCCGCCGCCGCGCACGCCGCCGGAGTGCGGGAACTCCTCGGCGTGGCCGACGGCGAAGCGGTCCACGGGGCGCTCTTGCTCGGCCGCCCGGCCCGGCGTTACGCGGCCGTTCCTCCGCGTCCGGCCCCGACCGTCGACTGGCTGTGA
- a CDS encoding phage regulatory CII family protein, with protein sequence MFEKNVTKVVQDCILDSGIQAKVVAQKINKPYSTLMREINPFDASAKLGAETLLEIMKVTHDIRPLQFMASEMGFSLETGNA encoded by the coding sequence ATGTTTGAAAAGAACGTAACCAAGGTGGTTCAGGACTGCATTCTCGACAGTGGTATCCAGGCCAAGGTCGTTGCACAGAAGATCAACAAGCCGTATTCGACCCTGATGCGGGAAATCAATCCCTTTGACGCCAGCGCCAAGCTGGGCGCGGAGACCCTTCTTGAAATCATGAAGGTGACCCACGACATCCGTCCGCTCCAGTTCATGGCCTCCGAGATGGGCTTCAGCCTGGAGACCGGCAACGCCTAG
- a CDS encoding methyl-accepting chemotaxis protein, with protein sequence MRLADIPIGTKIIGGFSIIVVIFLATGAYVKVAQDDMVASGHIVDAALEMKYAVRSDMQMVMEFLDASDTKVLEENWAEHDQVAADFDFYAAGVQQGVSDQRAEIRAARNPAIRDLTARVRTRHKDEFLPAIRHVFELRQAVFGVLQRRAAAMEAMVGAHESVASALEEFEKSVDLLIDRRLNAGADAFDVLSREISWAEMGFEIRNNISASRIVVEEYIQPGSAEREAALAKEYEATIQDFDRLVGILLKGGSVNGQIVAGMNEPEQVERIGKLSRIHEEVFRGAVGRVMAAQSEYGKLGREIDLADTRVDEVGNALMAMLVTIGHDADTDMKADSLHSEMVVILGVGLSMFLALLVGWLMARMITRPVKQALEVATAMAGGDLSRDVRVPGRDEIGRMLESMGEMIVRVRGVVFGVNGAVQNVASGSEELSATAESLSQGATEQAAGVEELSASISEITGSIARNAGHSRETAEIASKVAGKASRSGETVAQAVGAMKEIAERISIIEEIARQTNLLALNAAIEAARAGEHGKGFAVVAAEVRKLAERSGRAAGEISHLSESTVTSSDEAVHMLEELVPEIEKTSELMSEISSACEEQDLVIKQIGTAVNQVSGATQGNASAAEELAATSGALAGQGENLQRMMAYFNCGQGGDAIMCTRPAALPESGGGDDELERY encoded by the coding sequence ATGAGATTGGCTGATATTCCCATCGGGACGAAAATAATTGGCGGATTCTCCATCATCGTAGTGATTTTTCTGGCCACCGGGGCCTACGTCAAGGTGGCCCAGGACGATATGGTCGCATCGGGCCACATCGTGGATGCCGCCCTTGAGATGAAGTACGCCGTGCGTTCGGACATGCAGATGGTCATGGAGTTTCTGGACGCGTCCGACACGAAGGTCCTGGAAGAAAACTGGGCCGAGCACGATCAGGTCGCCGCCGATTTCGACTTCTATGCCGCAGGCGTCCAGCAGGGCGTATCCGATCAGAGGGCCGAGATCAGGGCCGCGAGAAACCCCGCCATCCGTGACCTGACCGCGCGGGTCCGGACCCGGCACAAGGACGAGTTCCTGCCCGCCATCCGTCATGTCTTCGAGCTCAGGCAGGCCGTCTTCGGCGTCCTTCAGCGGCGCGCGGCGGCCATGGAGGCCATGGTCGGGGCCCACGAGTCCGTGGCCTCGGCCCTGGAGGAGTTTGAAAAATCCGTGGACCTGCTCATCGACAGGCGGCTCAACGCCGGGGCCGACGCCTTCGACGTCCTGTCGCGGGAGATTTCCTGGGCCGAAATGGGCTTTGAGATAAGGAACAACATCAGCGCGTCCCGCATCGTCGTCGAGGAGTACATCCAGCCCGGGTCGGCGGAACGGGAAGCGGCCCTGGCCAAGGAGTACGAGGCAACCATCCAGGACTTCGACCGGCTGGTCGGAATCCTGCTCAAGGGCGGCAGCGTGAACGGCCAGATCGTGGCCGGCATGAACGAGCCGGAGCAGGTCGAGCGGATCGGGAAACTGAGCCGGATTCACGAGGAGGTCTTTCGCGGCGCGGTCGGCCGGGTGATGGCGGCCCAGTCCGAGTACGGGAAGCTCGGGCGCGAGATCGATCTCGCGGACACCCGGGTCGATGAGGTCGGCAATGCGCTGATGGCCATGTTGGTGACCATCGGGCACGACGCCGACACGGACATGAAGGCCGACTCGCTCCATTCGGAGATGGTCGTCATTCTCGGCGTCGGCCTGTCCATGTTCCTGGCCCTGCTCGTGGGCTGGCTGATGGCGCGGATGATCACCCGGCCGGTGAAACAGGCCCTCGAGGTGGCCACGGCCATGGCCGGAGGCGACCTGAGCCGGGACGTGCGGGTGCCGGGCAGGGACGAGATCGGACGCATGCTCGAGTCCATGGGAGAGATGATCGTCCGGGTGCGCGGCGTGGTCTTCGGGGTCAACGGGGCCGTGCAGAACGTGGCCTCGGGCAGCGAGGAGCTCTCGGCCACGGCCGAGAGCCTGTCCCAGGGGGCCACCGAGCAGGCGGCCGGCGTGGAGGAACTGTCCGCGTCCATCTCCGAGATAACCGGTTCCATCGCCCGCAACGCGGGTCACAGCCGGGAGACCGCCGAGATCGCGTCCAAGGTGGCCGGCAAGGCTTCCCGGAGTGGTGAGACCGTTGCCCAGGCCGTGGGGGCCATGAAGGAAATCGCCGAGCGGATTTCGATCATCGAGGAGATCGCCCGCCAGACCAACCTGCTGGCGCTCAACGCGGCCATCGAGGCGGCCCGGGCCGGGGAACACGGCAAGGGGTTCGCCGTGGTCGCGGCCGAGGTCCGCAAGCTGGCCGAGCGCAGCGGCCGGGCCGCGGGCGAGATCAGCCATCTCTCCGAGTCCACGGTGACGTCCTCGGACGAGGCCGTGCACATGCTCGAGGAACTGGTGCCGGAGATCGAGAAGACTTCGGAGTTGATGTCCGAGATCAGTTCCGCCTGCGAGGAACAGGACCTGGTCATCAAGCAGATCGGCACGGCCGTGAACCAGGTGTCGGGCGCCACCCAGGGCAACGCCTCGGCCGCCGAGGAACTGGCCGCCACCTCGGGGGCGCTGGCCGGACAGGGCGAGAACCTGCAGCGGATGATGGCCTACTTCAACTGCGGGCAGGGCGGGGACGCGATTATGTGCACCAGGCCCGCGGCGCTGCCCGAGAGCGGCGGCGGGGACGACGAGCTTGAACGCTACTGA